Within Legionella birminghamensis, the genomic segment CTTCTAATGGTAATGTCCTGCCAGCCGGAGATCCATTGCTGGCTGCCCTTGATCTGACCTTTAATGCCTGGCTGGCAGAAAGAAATATGATAAGCAAAGGGAGCAGGATTTACGAATGTGATAGCAATGGGGATATTAAGAAAGACGCCGCCGGAAATCGAGTCAATGTCGATGCGGTTAAGCTGAGTAAAATGATTAGTGACCCGGAACATGGTTTTCAAAAGACCTTATCCAGCAAAGGAGTAAACGTTACTGTAGAGCAGCACCGCTATCCAGAGCAACGCGCCGAAGCCAAGCAGGCGGCAAGTGCCCAGGCACAGCGCGAGCCAGACCAGGAAGCCCCCACTTCAGGCTCCGGGATGGGCGCCGGGGGTTAGTCCTCTCGTCTTTGCGAACGAAGTGAACCAGGCCGGAGCTAGAATAAGGCACTGAGAGCTGGATTGTTTATTGCGTCCGTAAAGGAAAGGGCCTTTATTTTGCCTACACAGCTACAAGCGTCCAGCTACGATTTATTAGCAGAATGCCATCTTTCGATTGAGCCAATATCAATCCAGTCACCCGCAAAATGCTCGCCGCTTATTAAGCCTTTCGCTGCAACCGCCCGCCAGAGGGGGGTCACAGAAAAGCGGCCTGGTTCATAGCTTTGGAAAAACGTCGGATGATAACAGGCGATTCCAGAATAGGTAAATTTTTTCTCATCGTTAATTACTTGCCGATTCCCATTCAGCCCAAAATCTCCCCGGCTATTATGAGCAGGATTGTCGACCAGGATCAGATGGGCGAGTGATTCTTTTGGCAAGTGGATACTGGCAAAATTAAAATTCGTATAGATATCTGCATTCACGGTAATAAACGGTGCGTTGCCGAGCAGCGGCAATGCATTGATAATTCCTCCGCCTGTTTCAAGGCCTCCGGGGGGCTCTGGCGAATAACAAATCTCTACACCCCAACGGCGGCCGTCTTGCAAATGGTGTCGGATTTGGCTCCCAAGATAGGCATGGTTAATCACGATTTTCTGAAAACCGGCAGCTGCCAGATTGGCCACGTGATATTCAATTAAAGGCATGCCCTGCACACGGCACATCGCTTTTGGACAAGTTTTAG encodes:
- the murU gene encoding N-acetylmuramate alpha-1-phosphate uridylyltransferase MurU; this translates as MKTAMILAAGRGERLKPLTKTCPKAMCRVQGMPLIEYHVANLAAAGFQKIVINHAYLGSQIRHHLQDGRRWGVEICYSPEPPGGLETGGGIINALPLLGNAPFITVNADIYTNFNFASIHLPKESLAHLILVDNPAHNSRGDFGLNGNRQVINDEKKFTYSGIACYHPTFFQSYEPGRFSVTPLWRAVAAKGLISGEHFAGDWIDIGSIERWHSANKS